Within Garra rufa chromosome 9, GarRuf1.0, whole genome shotgun sequence, the genomic segment cgtcactgTGCATTTCCccgttgaagcccagcgtccattgattTCAAtgcggctgctttgaacgtttttcttcagtgctttgaaactgtacggtcattggataaacgctgcgattatatCCCggccacggacgctcagcgtctctgggggtgaatgaggagtgggctggcctggactccgagcttctgcgtgatgattggagagtctgtcgaaagattgcatctccttttgactgacagcgatttggTACTATAAGGAATCACTGAAGCTATTCgtgctcagtcccatcgtggatttctcaagttcagtcgaaataaaaattgctgcaacctatttctttatatttgcttggcgaaattgcttgattttcatcatacatttcacacaattatacaccacattccttgtttcacttttacagagtttaatatttttttttagatcgttcattcattcattcatatagtagGCTAGGCTAGCGTCTGGGTGAAACTGCACACGATGGCAGACACTGCTAATATTGTCGACctgattttacttttaaataaatagacaattttatgatgtaggccaaaaatgagcttcccctatttgacagaccaatagccgccactgatatatatatatttttttttagaaaataaccaattgtttgcTAGATAAGCCCTTTTTTTCCTCGggtgtgatcatttagagccctttgaagctgcattttgaaagttcaaacttgagggcaccatagaagtccattatatggagagaaatcctgaaatattttcctcaaaaaaacataatttctttgcgactgaagaaagaaagacatgaacatcttggatgacaagggggtgagtacattatctgtaaatttttgttctgaaagtgaactactcctttaatattttttatcataaaataataatgtCTTATGTCTATCTTAAAACAAGCATTTTGTCATGTCCCTGTGGCACTTCACTGAGTTTGTACTTagaaaattattaacaaaaaatgtGCATAGTGTATGTGATTTGCCAATAATGCATTTATTTGTGTTCCTTTCTTGTGAAGAATATTATCTAAAAAAAACTGcaagatattttataaaaaacataCTTTAACATTATGTCCCTCAGTCTGAACTCAACCCTGTCACACTAACCATTCTTCACCCATAATAATTTAGACTCTGCTCATATGTgacattatttaccagaaattACATAATTCAGGTCTCTTAGTagtatcatattttttgttcatatttttgaAGCATATTATAGTCAGGGAGGGTACTGTCTGGCTGAACAACTCAACCACGACCAggggaaaattattatttttcaacattttattttaatctataaGTATGTACAATGCACTTGTTTAACTGCTGCCATATATGGTCTACTCTCCTAACTACATGAGGAGCAGTGGCcattttgagtgaaaaacctcacCCCCAtcataaatatatgtatttccCATTGTTACAGTGTTGTAAATGTGACAGAGTTGAGTTATTTACTtcacttattaataattttattgggGAAAAAGATAGTTTCATcaaatatatacttatatacaaatatatactaATAAATCGTGACAACtcatatttttgttataaatttttttgatgtaatatttccTAAATCAGATATTGCACCCACATTTGCAGCAGAAAGACAATGTTGGGCAGGCATATATGTTGACCCAGAAATAAGGGGACAATATAAGAGAAATACAAAAGCAAAAATTGTAATTGAAGGCAATGTATCCCTTCAAATGTGTTACAGACTTCAACCCTGTCACATTAATATATTGATGTTGTATTGATTCATAACAGTGCACAGCTTTGttggattttaaatgcttatcTTTGTTGGCTTTCAGGGTGCTCTCTGTTCATAGCATGGGCTACATTATATAGATGCACATTGGATGTGATGGTGTGGAATGTGGTTTTCCTTCTGGTGAACTTCATGCATTTCTTCTTCCTGCTTTATAAACGCAGACCGGTGAGTACAGTCACCAGTGAGCAAGCTATATATAGATTTCAGATAAACAGGTCAAATACCATGATTTGTATTGAGAAAAGAGGATGTTGTCTCTTCTCTGATGTCCTTATGAGTGGGAAATGTAATTTCTGTTCAGTGGCTAGTAATGATGGTCATGCTGCCTGTGAAtgaattttgactttctcattgcatttaaatcaatatactgttgatgtcaaaagtttacattgcatatgagtccctcaggtgtcctcagtgtgaaaagatgaatctcaaaattatacaatcattgttgaaaggggttcaaatacacaaaaatgctgaaaaaccaaagaatttgtgggacctgaagaatttttctaaagaacagtggacagtttaactgttcagattCAGAATaactatcactacacaaaaaacaaacaaaaacacagctgtggattattcaggtcacaacgcagtattaagaatcaagtgcatgtaaacttttgaacaaggtaatttttataaattcaaactattattttctcttgtggactatatgtggtgttttatgtgaaatatctttttaacatgcattttgtatgatccctcttattctggtaaaataattaacattttgcatattctgcaaggtgtatgtaaacttttgtcctcAACTGTACCTGTTTATGTTGTTCAATTTCCAGATCAAGATCGACAGGGAGTTGAAATCACTATACAAGCGCATGTTCGAGCCCCTGCATGTACGTGAAGCTCTGTTTCAGAGGCTCACCGGCCAGTTCTGTACCATCCAGACCCTAAAGAAGGGCCAGGTCTATGCAGCAGAAGATAAGACCTCTGTTGACGAGCGTCTCAGCATTCTTCTCAAAGGAAAGTAGGTGCTTCAACTCACCCAGAATCCACATTTGCTTTTTAGCTCTCCTATGTGTATTGTTTTTGAATTCTCTGACCAAGTTTTGCATTTGACAGGATGAAGGTATCATACCGTGGCCATTTCCTGCATAATATTTACACCAACGCCTTCATCGACTCTCCAGAATTCAGGTCGACTCAGATGAACAGGGGTGAGAGGTTTCAGGTAATGTGTTTAAAGTTTATATTTGAAACATTTTGTGGAAAGTAGACTAAAAAAGTAGACATTTATCTGTCACATGCACATGAATATACACAGGTGACAATTGCTGCTGAGGAAAACTGCAAGCTCTTGTGCTGGTCTAGAGAGCGTCTGACTTACTTCCTGGAGTCAGAGTCTTTTCTGAACGAGGTGTTCAGGTATCTCATTGGCAAAGACATCACCAACAAGCTTTACTCTCTCAATGATCCAACACTGAGTGACAAGGTAAGAACCTGGTCTTGGCAGAGTAGATCTGCTAAGCATTCCACGGCTGCCACTGCcaataaatatacatacattCTGCTGTAAGAATGTAGATAAGTGGTgctgggggaggtggagggtGTCAACATACTATTTAAATGCTGAGCAAGCAATCTACTTGGCTAGTTGCACATGGCCGCCATGTTGGATTTTCAGTCAGCGAGTGTGGATATAGAGAATTTCGGTTCTGCTAAGCCTGTGCAGAGAACCAGAAAAACCTAAATATTTCCTTTTATACAATGCCTTTTTTTTaaaaggggtcatcgaatgcccattttccacaagttcatatgattctttaaggtcttaataaaaagtctcttatatactttgattaaaaattctcaacagtagtgtaaaaaaaacgcCCTTTTaaattgtcaaaatcagctctgcaaaatttcagctcattttaagacatggcaattagagtcttcctctgcacctgagtcgacacagtgaggatcgtattcggaaggtttcagctcggtgagggcggggctaaggtaacacgctaatgtcaatcaaatgtatttcgtcacaacgacaagaagctaaaaatgatctgattttaaaaaggggatattacttttaaagaataCAAAAATTCCACTTGgttgatttttatcattgtagggtggttgtgtacacaaactaccaacacacattaatgtgcaaacaacatgtaaaagttagttttgcacctgaTGACCCCTGTAAGTTAGTTACAGtcattttttttcatgatttgttatgttgcaaaaaaaaaaaaaaatcctttatttTCCATCAGTCTACATCTATACACTAGGGATGCTCCAATCAGGATTTTTGCAGACGATACAGAGTACTGATTTCGTGTCATGGTGATCGGTTGATACCGATGCCGATTCCCATGCTTTGAACTTTATATAACTGATATGTAATCTCTCTGATCAACATTCTTCTTTTTCAGATAAAGTATTACTAAAGATGTTgcttttgttatattttgttagttttttacagtaattatgtaatatatgtaatgCACGTAACTATTGTTTTAACAGAGTAATAAATAATCACTCATTATACAGTGAACATTTTAATATGCTTTCAAGATTGGGTTTATGTCTaaggtgtgcaattattttcagCGTAACGTGCACAGCTTTTTTTTCCCTTAGCAATTATTCTTTATAAATATCCGTATCTCAGTTCTATACATCTATTCACATACACACATCGCCAAAGCTCACTGACGCCATCTTGTGCAACTAGCCAAATGGATGCAGAATGTAATGTAATTGTAATGTCTCTATGAGTTTTACTAAGGACATCATGTGGTAGTGATTATAATTAAAGCTATGATGATTGAACCATAGGCTGTGAAGAAAATGGACCGTCAGCCAAGCCTATGTTCTCAGCTGTCTATGATGCAGATGAGGAACAGCATGGCTAGCACCAGTGACACAGATGATGTGCTCAACCAGATCCTGAGAGGCGGGTCAACTGGGTCATCACTCCGTAAGTCTACACACATTTCTCTCGAGCTACAGTATCTATCACTAATCAGTCAGTGCTGAGCTGTATTTCAAGCACTAACCATAATTTACTCAATAGGCCATGTATGCTCCGATATCAAACTCCAGAACACACATCTCACTCATCTCTGTCTTTTCTAACTGTATTTAAAATTTCAAGACATGTCTAATTTGCATTGTTCATCTCCACTCTGAACTCCATCTGTTCCAGTGTGAGTCGCTAATAGGATACTAAGTGTTTGGTATTGCACAATACATTGGTGTGATTTCAAACTATTAATATCGGGTGTATCCCTGATGTTCTCTCCTCCTGTTCCTTCTCTAGCTGTGACCTCAGATCGGGCCTGATGGGGTGTAAGATGGtttctttttttctcactatCTTTCTCTTCCTCAACCCCAACAAAATTTGTCACTTTTGAACATAACCAAAAAGTAGATTAACTCCCTTCTAGTAGTCAAAACAAGTGACTTCTGATAACCAGACCTGTTATGAAGTTAACCTTTAACATCCCAAAAACTGCATTTGATGAGTTTGTCCATAACTTTCATGCCATATGTCGCCATACAATTTTCAACTAAACTCGTCAGATCAATATGCGCACTACACTGTATATATTATTTACACTGATCAGCCAAAACATTGAAATCCCCTGCCTAATATCATGTAGGTCCTCCTCATGCTGCCAAAACAGCTCAGATGCATCGAGGCATCACACACAACAAGACCTCTAAATTTGTTCTGTGGAACTTAATGGATCTGGCACATTAGCCAGATCCTTCAAGTCTTGCCATTTGCAAGGTTAGGCCACATTGGATTGGGTTTGTCGGTCTAGCACATCCCTCAGATCTATCTATAAGACATTATTTTTCGCTTGTTGCcgaatacaggtgcatctcaataaattagaatgttgtggaaaagttcatttatttcagtaattcaactcagatTGTGAAACTCATATTTTGAATAAATCCAatacacag encodes:
- the LOC141342236 gene encoding popeye domain-containing protein 1 isoform X1; this translates as MSDSNYTTSPLPSSVLPSVPGDLNVTLCQDWEQSHHLLFHLANLSLGLGFLIPTTIALHMIVLRLLLMTGCSLFIAWATLYRCTLDVMVWNVVFLLVNFMHFFFLLYKRRPIKIDRELKSLYKRMFEPLHVREALFQRLTGQFCTIQTLKKGQVYAAEDKTSVDERLSILLKGKMKVSYRGHFLHNIYTNAFIDSPEFRSTQMNRGERFQVTIAAEENCKLLCWSRERLTYFLESESFLNEVFRYLIGKDITNKLYSLNDPTLSDKAVKKMDRQPSLCSQLSMMQMRNSMASTSDTDDVLNQILRGGSTGSSLQKNPLPKTSTTMKPIEEGMEDDVFEPESPTTSQNISRTPREDM